A single genomic interval of Mustelus asterias chromosome 13, sMusAst1.hap1.1, whole genome shotgun sequence harbors:
- the rnf10 gene encoding E3 ubiquitin-protein ligase RNF10 isoform X1 encodes MLEDPDMEKKSARSASAGPAKAPPSDSKAKQDGKGGTGSRRYNRKRDPTFPKNENVSNQTRRTNPQKSKAFDKRPPARGGNKSFSTFGNGGRREEVAEVQRAEFSPAQFAGPKKISLNHLLNFTFEPRGQSGSHYDGNCHGGWGRRNKWGHKHKPFNKEQFLQANCQFVVSEEQDYSVHFADPDTLVNWDFVQQVRICSHEVPSCPICLYPPSAAKITRCGHIYCWACILHYLSLSEKTWGKCPICYEAVHKKDLKSVVAMETHQYSVEDMITMQLMRREKGVLMALPKSMWTKVEPIYLGVDEEHSRYSKLLLATTQQVLQHVIDKERAALLRQYEEEKNTPESCFIEAAMQELKSREQELLGSAPEKEVIGAMFKLEELTIADSTMAAENEKNTTVCCKNQHVLAYSSAFDEIIDESPEDAIAAECPVLDESVSAPGSVSSCKVVEGACGGTGCGEVETRPSIEAARPSSETNYYYYYQAEDGQYMFLSPVNVRCLVKEYGNLENCPEKITAAVVEIVGHSMTEDVRHRHRYLCHLPLTCEFGICELALKPPVISKETLDAFSDDLNRRRCLRLKKARDERRRERRIEMEENKKQGRYPEVHIALENFQQFPACGSSPEAAPFIVSPHSPDDDPLPSSCLAVNTTLSSSPNSLAESTLNQSTLAFSPGSPSPCVGSLEDDTHFPSFAQMLKDGKAKAEVWPKVTPRKAETSLMPPPAADSDGESDISDRVPVPSFQNSFSQAMEAAFLKLDKVAVPELCAEERNGKKKKKKQKLLFSTSVVHTK; translated from the exons ATGGTAAAGGTGGAACTGGATCAAGACGCTACAACAGGAAAAGAGACCCAACTTTTCCCAAAAACGAAAATGTATCTAACCAGACCCGCCGCACCAATCCACAgaaaagcaaagcttttgacaagagaCCCCCTGCACGTGGTGGCAACAAATCCTTTAGCACTTTTGGTAATGGTGGTAGACGGGAAGAG GTAGCAGAGGTGCAGAGGGCAGAGTTCAGTCCTGCCCAATTTGCTGGTCCTAAGAAGATAAGCCTAAACCACTTGTTAAACTTTACATTTGAACCTCGTGGACAGTCAGGCTCACATTATGATGGCAATTGCCATGGAGGCTGGGGAAGGAGAAACAAATGGGGACATAAACATAAACCTTTCAACAAGGAGCAGTTTTTGCAGGCCAA CTGTCAATTTGTGGTCTCAGAAGAGCAAGACTACAGTGTTCACTTTGCTGACCCAGATACATTGGTGAACTGGGACTttgtacagcaggtg CGCATTTGTAGTCATGAAGTTCCTTCGTGTCCAATCTGCTTGTATCCTCCCTCTGCTGCAAAGATAACTCGCTGTGGACACATCTACTGTTGGGCTTGTATtctccactatctctctctcagtgagaaaaCATGGGGGAAATGCCCTATCTGTTATGAGGCTGTACATAAAAAAGACCTCAAGAG TGTTGTTGCCATGGAAACCCATCAGTACAGCGTGGAGGATATGATCACCATGCAGTTGATGCGTAGGGAGAAGGGTGTCCTGATGGCTTTACCCAAATCCATGTGGACTAAAGTTGAACCAATTTACTTGGGAG TAGATGAAGAACACAGCCGATACTCAAAGCTGCTTCTGGCTACAACGCAGCAAGTTTTGCAACATGTAATAGACAAAGAGCGAGCAGCTTTGTTGAGACAATATGAAGAGGAAAAAAATACACCTGAATCCTgcttcattgaagcagcaatgcAGGAGCTCAAG aGTCGAGAGCAAGAGTTATTGGGCTCTGCTCCAGAGAAGGAAGTTATTGGTGCAATGTTTAAACTCGAGGAATTAACCATTGCTGATTCAACCATGGCTGCAGAGAATGAGAAAAATACCACTGTTTGCTGCAAAAACCAA CATGTGTTGGCATATTCGTCTGCATTTGATGAAATTATTGATGAATCTCCAGAGGATGCCATTGCTGCAGAATGCCCTGTTTTGGATGAATCAGTCAGTGCCCCTGGATCTGTCAGCAGTTGCAAAGTGGTAGAAGGAGCTTGTGGTGGAACTGGTTGTGGAGAAGTTGAAACTAGACCTTCAATAGAGGCTGCTAGACCAAGCTCAGAAACAAATTACTACTACTACTACCAAG CGGAGGATGGACAATATATGTTTCTGAGCCCAGTTAACGTGCGATGTCTGGTGAAGGAATATGGGAATCTGGAGAACTGTCCAGAGAAGATCACAGCGGCAGTGGTAGAGATTGTTGGGCATTCAATGACTGAG GATGTACGACACAGACACCGCTATTTGTGCCATCTACCTCTTACCTGTGAGTTTGGTATTTGCGAGTTGGCTCTGAAGCCACCTGTCATCTCTAAGGAAACTTTGGATGCGTTTTCAG ATGATCTGAACAGAAGGAGATGTCTTCGCTTGAAAAAGGCTCGAGATGAACGCCGAAGAGAGCGTAGGATTGAAATGGAAGAAAACAAAAAGCAAGGCAGAT ATCCAGAAGTTCACATTGCCCTGGAAAACTTCCAGCAGTTCCCAGCATGTGGCTCTTCTCCAGAAGCTGCACCGTTTATTGTTTCCCCACACAGTCCTGATGATGACCCTCTTCCTTCAAGTTGTCTTGCGGTCAACACTACCCTTAGCAGCAGCCCCAATTCTTTGGCAG AATCAACGTTGAATCAATCCACCCTTGCTTTTAGTCCAGGGAGTCCTTCCCCATGTGTTGGCAGCTTGGAAGATGACACACACTTTCCTTCATTTGCTCAG atgctgaaagatgggaAGGCTAAAGCAGAAGTCTGGCCCAAAGTAACTCCAAGaaaag CAGAAACCAGTTTGATGCCCCCACCTGCAGCAGATAGCGATGGAGAGAGTGATATCTCGGACCGTGTACCTGTACCCAGCTTTCAAAATTCCTTTAGTCAGGCCATGGAGGCAGCATTCCTCAAGCTTGATAAAGTCGCAGTTCCTGAGCTCTGTGCAG AAGAGAGGAATgggaaaaagaagaaaaaaaagcagaagctTCTCTTCAGTACTTCAGTAGTCCACACAAAGTAA
- the rnf10 gene encoding E3 ubiquitin-protein ligase RNF10 isoform X2 — protein MLEDPDMEKKSARSASAGPAKAPPSDSKAKQDGKGGTGSRRYNRKRDPTFPKNENVSNQTRRTNPQKSKAFDKRPPARGGNKSFSTFGNGGRREEVAEVQRAEFSPAQFAGPKKISLNHLLNFTFEPRGQSGSHYDGNCHGGWGRRNKWGHKHKPFNKEQFLQANCQFVVSEEQDYSVHFADPDTLVNWDFVQQVRICSHEVPSCPICLYPPSAAKITRCGHIYCWACILHYLSLSEKTWGKCPICYEAVHKKDLKSVVAMETHQYSVEDMITMQLMRREKGVLMALPKSMWTKVEPIYLGVDEEHSRYSKLLLATTQQVLQHVIDKERAALLRQYEEEKNTPESCFIEAAMQELKSREQELLGSAPEKEVIGAMFKLEELTIADSTMAAENEKNTTVCCKNQHVLAYSSAFDEIIDESPEDAIAAECPVLDESVSAPGSVSSCKVVEGACGGTGCGEVETRPSIEAARPSSETNYYYYYQAEDGQYMFLSPVNVRCLVKEYGNLENCPEKITAAVVEIVGHSMTEDVRHRHRYLCHLPLTCEFGICELALKPPVISKETLDAFSDDLNRRRCLRLKKARDERRRERRIEMEENKKQGRYPEVHIALENFQQFPACGSSPEAAPFIVSPHSPDDDPLPSSCLAVNTTLSSSPNSLAESTLNQSTLAFSPGSPSPCVGSLEDDTHFPSFAQMLKDGKAKAEVWPKVTPRKETSLMPPPAADSDGESDISDRVPVPSFQNSFSQAMEAAFLKLDKVAVPELCAEERNGKKKKKKQKLLFSTSVVHTK, from the exons ATGGTAAAGGTGGAACTGGATCAAGACGCTACAACAGGAAAAGAGACCCAACTTTTCCCAAAAACGAAAATGTATCTAACCAGACCCGCCGCACCAATCCACAgaaaagcaaagcttttgacaagagaCCCCCTGCACGTGGTGGCAACAAATCCTTTAGCACTTTTGGTAATGGTGGTAGACGGGAAGAG GTAGCAGAGGTGCAGAGGGCAGAGTTCAGTCCTGCCCAATTTGCTGGTCCTAAGAAGATAAGCCTAAACCACTTGTTAAACTTTACATTTGAACCTCGTGGACAGTCAGGCTCACATTATGATGGCAATTGCCATGGAGGCTGGGGAAGGAGAAACAAATGGGGACATAAACATAAACCTTTCAACAAGGAGCAGTTTTTGCAGGCCAA CTGTCAATTTGTGGTCTCAGAAGAGCAAGACTACAGTGTTCACTTTGCTGACCCAGATACATTGGTGAACTGGGACTttgtacagcaggtg CGCATTTGTAGTCATGAAGTTCCTTCGTGTCCAATCTGCTTGTATCCTCCCTCTGCTGCAAAGATAACTCGCTGTGGACACATCTACTGTTGGGCTTGTATtctccactatctctctctcagtgagaaaaCATGGGGGAAATGCCCTATCTGTTATGAGGCTGTACATAAAAAAGACCTCAAGAG TGTTGTTGCCATGGAAACCCATCAGTACAGCGTGGAGGATATGATCACCATGCAGTTGATGCGTAGGGAGAAGGGTGTCCTGATGGCTTTACCCAAATCCATGTGGACTAAAGTTGAACCAATTTACTTGGGAG TAGATGAAGAACACAGCCGATACTCAAAGCTGCTTCTGGCTACAACGCAGCAAGTTTTGCAACATGTAATAGACAAAGAGCGAGCAGCTTTGTTGAGACAATATGAAGAGGAAAAAAATACACCTGAATCCTgcttcattgaagcagcaatgcAGGAGCTCAAG aGTCGAGAGCAAGAGTTATTGGGCTCTGCTCCAGAGAAGGAAGTTATTGGTGCAATGTTTAAACTCGAGGAATTAACCATTGCTGATTCAACCATGGCTGCAGAGAATGAGAAAAATACCACTGTTTGCTGCAAAAACCAA CATGTGTTGGCATATTCGTCTGCATTTGATGAAATTATTGATGAATCTCCAGAGGATGCCATTGCTGCAGAATGCCCTGTTTTGGATGAATCAGTCAGTGCCCCTGGATCTGTCAGCAGTTGCAAAGTGGTAGAAGGAGCTTGTGGTGGAACTGGTTGTGGAGAAGTTGAAACTAGACCTTCAATAGAGGCTGCTAGACCAAGCTCAGAAACAAATTACTACTACTACTACCAAG CGGAGGATGGACAATATATGTTTCTGAGCCCAGTTAACGTGCGATGTCTGGTGAAGGAATATGGGAATCTGGAGAACTGTCCAGAGAAGATCACAGCGGCAGTGGTAGAGATTGTTGGGCATTCAATGACTGAG GATGTACGACACAGACACCGCTATTTGTGCCATCTACCTCTTACCTGTGAGTTTGGTATTTGCGAGTTGGCTCTGAAGCCACCTGTCATCTCTAAGGAAACTTTGGATGCGTTTTCAG ATGATCTGAACAGAAGGAGATGTCTTCGCTTGAAAAAGGCTCGAGATGAACGCCGAAGAGAGCGTAGGATTGAAATGGAAGAAAACAAAAAGCAAGGCAGAT ATCCAGAAGTTCACATTGCCCTGGAAAACTTCCAGCAGTTCCCAGCATGTGGCTCTTCTCCAGAAGCTGCACCGTTTATTGTTTCCCCACACAGTCCTGATGATGACCCTCTTCCTTCAAGTTGTCTTGCGGTCAACACTACCCTTAGCAGCAGCCCCAATTCTTTGGCAG AATCAACGTTGAATCAATCCACCCTTGCTTTTAGTCCAGGGAGTCCTTCCCCATGTGTTGGCAGCTTGGAAGATGACACACACTTTCCTTCATTTGCTCAG atgctgaaagatgggaAGGCTAAAGCAGAAGTCTGGCCCAAAGTAACTCCAAGaaaag AAACCAGTTTGATGCCCCCACCTGCAGCAGATAGCGATGGAGAGAGTGATATCTCGGACCGTGTACCTGTACCCAGCTTTCAAAATTCCTTTAGTCAGGCCATGGAGGCAGCATTCCTCAAGCTTGATAAAGTCGCAGTTCCTGAGCTCTGTGCAG AAGAGAGGAATgggaaaaagaagaaaaaaaagcagaagctTCTCTTCAGTACTTCAGTAGTCCACACAAAGTAA
- the rnf10 gene encoding E3 ubiquitin-protein ligase RNF10 isoform X3 — protein MLEDPDMEKKSARSASAGPAKAPPSDSKAKQDGKGGTGSRRYNRKRDPTFPKNENVSNQTRRTNPQKSKAFDKRPPARGGNKSFSTFGNGGRREEVAEVQRAEFSPAQFAGPKKISLNHLLNFTFEPRGQSGSHYDGNCHGGWGRRNKWGHKHKPFNKEQFLQANCQFVVSEEQDYSVHFADPDTLVNWDFVQQVRICSHEVPSCPICLYPPSAAKITRCGHIYCWACILHYLSLSEKTWGKCPICYEAVHKKDLKSVVAMETHQYSVEDMITMQLMRREKGVLMALPKSMWTKVEPIYLGDEEHSRYSKLLLATTQQVLQHVIDKERAALLRQYEEEKNTPESCFIEAAMQELKSREQELLGSAPEKEVIGAMFKLEELTIADSTMAAENEKNTTVCCKNQHVLAYSSAFDEIIDESPEDAIAAECPVLDESVSAPGSVSSCKVVEGACGGTGCGEVETRPSIEAARPSSETNYYYYYQAEDGQYMFLSPVNVRCLVKEYGNLENCPEKITAAVVEIVGHSMTEDVRHRHRYLCHLPLTCEFGICELALKPPVISKETLDAFSDDLNRRRCLRLKKARDERRRERRIEMEENKKQGRYPEVHIALENFQQFPACGSSPEAAPFIVSPHSPDDDPLPSSCLAVNTTLSSSPNSLAESTLNQSTLAFSPGSPSPCVGSLEDDTHFPSFAQMLKDGKAKAEVWPKVTPRKAETSLMPPPAADSDGESDISDRVPVPSFQNSFSQAMEAAFLKLDKVAVPELCAEERNGKKKKKKQKLLFSTSVVHTK, from the exons ATGGTAAAGGTGGAACTGGATCAAGACGCTACAACAGGAAAAGAGACCCAACTTTTCCCAAAAACGAAAATGTATCTAACCAGACCCGCCGCACCAATCCACAgaaaagcaaagcttttgacaagagaCCCCCTGCACGTGGTGGCAACAAATCCTTTAGCACTTTTGGTAATGGTGGTAGACGGGAAGAG GTAGCAGAGGTGCAGAGGGCAGAGTTCAGTCCTGCCCAATTTGCTGGTCCTAAGAAGATAAGCCTAAACCACTTGTTAAACTTTACATTTGAACCTCGTGGACAGTCAGGCTCACATTATGATGGCAATTGCCATGGAGGCTGGGGAAGGAGAAACAAATGGGGACATAAACATAAACCTTTCAACAAGGAGCAGTTTTTGCAGGCCAA CTGTCAATTTGTGGTCTCAGAAGAGCAAGACTACAGTGTTCACTTTGCTGACCCAGATACATTGGTGAACTGGGACTttgtacagcaggtg CGCATTTGTAGTCATGAAGTTCCTTCGTGTCCAATCTGCTTGTATCCTCCCTCTGCTGCAAAGATAACTCGCTGTGGACACATCTACTGTTGGGCTTGTATtctccactatctctctctcagtgagaaaaCATGGGGGAAATGCCCTATCTGTTATGAGGCTGTACATAAAAAAGACCTCAAGAG TGTTGTTGCCATGGAAACCCATCAGTACAGCGTGGAGGATATGATCACCATGCAGTTGATGCGTAGGGAGAAGGGTGTCCTGATGGCTTTACCCAAATCCATGTGGACTAAAGTTGAACCAATTTACTTGGGAG ATGAAGAACACAGCCGATACTCAAAGCTGCTTCTGGCTACAACGCAGCAAGTTTTGCAACATGTAATAGACAAAGAGCGAGCAGCTTTGTTGAGACAATATGAAGAGGAAAAAAATACACCTGAATCCTgcttcattgaagcagcaatgcAGGAGCTCAAG aGTCGAGAGCAAGAGTTATTGGGCTCTGCTCCAGAGAAGGAAGTTATTGGTGCAATGTTTAAACTCGAGGAATTAACCATTGCTGATTCAACCATGGCTGCAGAGAATGAGAAAAATACCACTGTTTGCTGCAAAAACCAA CATGTGTTGGCATATTCGTCTGCATTTGATGAAATTATTGATGAATCTCCAGAGGATGCCATTGCTGCAGAATGCCCTGTTTTGGATGAATCAGTCAGTGCCCCTGGATCTGTCAGCAGTTGCAAAGTGGTAGAAGGAGCTTGTGGTGGAACTGGTTGTGGAGAAGTTGAAACTAGACCTTCAATAGAGGCTGCTAGACCAAGCTCAGAAACAAATTACTACTACTACTACCAAG CGGAGGATGGACAATATATGTTTCTGAGCCCAGTTAACGTGCGATGTCTGGTGAAGGAATATGGGAATCTGGAGAACTGTCCAGAGAAGATCACAGCGGCAGTGGTAGAGATTGTTGGGCATTCAATGACTGAG GATGTACGACACAGACACCGCTATTTGTGCCATCTACCTCTTACCTGTGAGTTTGGTATTTGCGAGTTGGCTCTGAAGCCACCTGTCATCTCTAAGGAAACTTTGGATGCGTTTTCAG ATGATCTGAACAGAAGGAGATGTCTTCGCTTGAAAAAGGCTCGAGATGAACGCCGAAGAGAGCGTAGGATTGAAATGGAAGAAAACAAAAAGCAAGGCAGAT ATCCAGAAGTTCACATTGCCCTGGAAAACTTCCAGCAGTTCCCAGCATGTGGCTCTTCTCCAGAAGCTGCACCGTTTATTGTTTCCCCACACAGTCCTGATGATGACCCTCTTCCTTCAAGTTGTCTTGCGGTCAACACTACCCTTAGCAGCAGCCCCAATTCTTTGGCAG AATCAACGTTGAATCAATCCACCCTTGCTTTTAGTCCAGGGAGTCCTTCCCCATGTGTTGGCAGCTTGGAAGATGACACACACTTTCCTTCATTTGCTCAG atgctgaaagatgggaAGGCTAAAGCAGAAGTCTGGCCCAAAGTAACTCCAAGaaaag CAGAAACCAGTTTGATGCCCCCACCTGCAGCAGATAGCGATGGAGAGAGTGATATCTCGGACCGTGTACCTGTACCCAGCTTTCAAAATTCCTTTAGTCAGGCCATGGAGGCAGCATTCCTCAAGCTTGATAAAGTCGCAGTTCCTGAGCTCTGTGCAG AAGAGAGGAATgggaaaaagaagaaaaaaaagcagaagctTCTCTTCAGTACTTCAGTAGTCCACACAAAGTAA
- the rnf10 gene encoding E3 ubiquitin-protein ligase RNF10 isoform X4 produces the protein MLEDPDMEKKSARSASAGPAKAPPSDSKAKQDGKGGTGSRRYNRKRDPTFPKNENVSNQTRRTNPQKSKAFDKRPPARGGNKSFSTFGNGGRREEVAEVQRAEFSPAQFAGPKKISLNHLLNFTFEPRGQSGSHYDGNCHGGWGRRNKWGHKHKPFNKEQFLQANCQFVVSEEQDYSVHFADPDTLVNWDFVQQVRICSHEVPSCPICLYPPSAAKITRCGHIYCWACILHYLSLSEKTWGKCPICYEAVHKKDLKSVVAMETHQYSVEDMITMQLMRREKGVLMALPKSMWTKVEPIYLGDEEHSRYSKLLLATTQQVLQHVIDKERAALLRQYEEEKNTPESCFIEAAMQELKSREQELLGSAPEKEVIGAMFKLEELTIADSTMAAENEKNTTVCCKNQHVLAYSSAFDEIIDESPEDAIAAECPVLDESVSAPGSVSSCKVVEGACGGTGCGEVETRPSIEAARPSSETNYYYYYQAEDGQYMFLSPVNVRCLVKEYGNLENCPEKITAAVVEIVGHSMTEDVRHRHRYLCHLPLTCEFGICELALKPPVISKETLDAFSDDLNRRRCLRLKKARDERRRERRIEMEENKKQGRYPEVHIALENFQQFPACGSSPEAAPFIVSPHSPDDDPLPSSCLAVNTTLSSSPNSLAESTLNQSTLAFSPGSPSPCVGSLEDDTHFPSFAQMLKDGKAKAEVWPKVTPRKETSLMPPPAADSDGESDISDRVPVPSFQNSFSQAMEAAFLKLDKVAVPELCAEERNGKKKKKKQKLLFSTSVVHTK, from the exons ATGGTAAAGGTGGAACTGGATCAAGACGCTACAACAGGAAAAGAGACCCAACTTTTCCCAAAAACGAAAATGTATCTAACCAGACCCGCCGCACCAATCCACAgaaaagcaaagcttttgacaagagaCCCCCTGCACGTGGTGGCAACAAATCCTTTAGCACTTTTGGTAATGGTGGTAGACGGGAAGAG GTAGCAGAGGTGCAGAGGGCAGAGTTCAGTCCTGCCCAATTTGCTGGTCCTAAGAAGATAAGCCTAAACCACTTGTTAAACTTTACATTTGAACCTCGTGGACAGTCAGGCTCACATTATGATGGCAATTGCCATGGAGGCTGGGGAAGGAGAAACAAATGGGGACATAAACATAAACCTTTCAACAAGGAGCAGTTTTTGCAGGCCAA CTGTCAATTTGTGGTCTCAGAAGAGCAAGACTACAGTGTTCACTTTGCTGACCCAGATACATTGGTGAACTGGGACTttgtacagcaggtg CGCATTTGTAGTCATGAAGTTCCTTCGTGTCCAATCTGCTTGTATCCTCCCTCTGCTGCAAAGATAACTCGCTGTGGACACATCTACTGTTGGGCTTGTATtctccactatctctctctcagtgagaaaaCATGGGGGAAATGCCCTATCTGTTATGAGGCTGTACATAAAAAAGACCTCAAGAG TGTTGTTGCCATGGAAACCCATCAGTACAGCGTGGAGGATATGATCACCATGCAGTTGATGCGTAGGGAGAAGGGTGTCCTGATGGCTTTACCCAAATCCATGTGGACTAAAGTTGAACCAATTTACTTGGGAG ATGAAGAACACAGCCGATACTCAAAGCTGCTTCTGGCTACAACGCAGCAAGTTTTGCAACATGTAATAGACAAAGAGCGAGCAGCTTTGTTGAGACAATATGAAGAGGAAAAAAATACACCTGAATCCTgcttcattgaagcagcaatgcAGGAGCTCAAG aGTCGAGAGCAAGAGTTATTGGGCTCTGCTCCAGAGAAGGAAGTTATTGGTGCAATGTTTAAACTCGAGGAATTAACCATTGCTGATTCAACCATGGCTGCAGAGAATGAGAAAAATACCACTGTTTGCTGCAAAAACCAA CATGTGTTGGCATATTCGTCTGCATTTGATGAAATTATTGATGAATCTCCAGAGGATGCCATTGCTGCAGAATGCCCTGTTTTGGATGAATCAGTCAGTGCCCCTGGATCTGTCAGCAGTTGCAAAGTGGTAGAAGGAGCTTGTGGTGGAACTGGTTGTGGAGAAGTTGAAACTAGACCTTCAATAGAGGCTGCTAGACCAAGCTCAGAAACAAATTACTACTACTACTACCAAG CGGAGGATGGACAATATATGTTTCTGAGCCCAGTTAACGTGCGATGTCTGGTGAAGGAATATGGGAATCTGGAGAACTGTCCAGAGAAGATCACAGCGGCAGTGGTAGAGATTGTTGGGCATTCAATGACTGAG GATGTACGACACAGACACCGCTATTTGTGCCATCTACCTCTTACCTGTGAGTTTGGTATTTGCGAGTTGGCTCTGAAGCCACCTGTCATCTCTAAGGAAACTTTGGATGCGTTTTCAG ATGATCTGAACAGAAGGAGATGTCTTCGCTTGAAAAAGGCTCGAGATGAACGCCGAAGAGAGCGTAGGATTGAAATGGAAGAAAACAAAAAGCAAGGCAGAT ATCCAGAAGTTCACATTGCCCTGGAAAACTTCCAGCAGTTCCCAGCATGTGGCTCTTCTCCAGAAGCTGCACCGTTTATTGTTTCCCCACACAGTCCTGATGATGACCCTCTTCCTTCAAGTTGTCTTGCGGTCAACACTACCCTTAGCAGCAGCCCCAATTCTTTGGCAG AATCAACGTTGAATCAATCCACCCTTGCTTTTAGTCCAGGGAGTCCTTCCCCATGTGTTGGCAGCTTGGAAGATGACACACACTTTCCTTCATTTGCTCAG atgctgaaagatgggaAGGCTAAAGCAGAAGTCTGGCCCAAAGTAACTCCAAGaaaag AAACCAGTTTGATGCCCCCACCTGCAGCAGATAGCGATGGAGAGAGTGATATCTCGGACCGTGTACCTGTACCCAGCTTTCAAAATTCCTTTAGTCAGGCCATGGAGGCAGCATTCCTCAAGCTTGATAAAGTCGCAGTTCCTGAGCTCTGTGCAG AAGAGAGGAATgggaaaaagaagaaaaaaaagcagaagctTCTCTTCAGTACTTCAGTAGTCCACACAAAGTAA
- the pop5 gene encoding ribonuclease P/MRP protein subunit POP5, translating into MVRFKSRYLLCEIVFENPQSRQCIEERNIYKTVKDAVVRAHGDFGFGCCSLSLAVKYLNAYTGIILIRCRKDFYRLLWSALPFITFLENKNQRFPCFFNTLYVGGTIRTCQKFLIQYNRKQLLLLLKDCKTKGERESVQRSILSCSVKELEESDD; encoded by the exons atGGTCCGCTTCAAGTCCAG GTACCTCCTATGTGAGATAGTGTTCGAGAACCCACAGTCCCGCCAGTGTATTGAGGAGAGGAACATCTATAAAACAGTTAAAGATGCAGTCGTCCGAGCGCACGGTGACTTTGGCTTTGGCTGTTGCTCCTTATCTCTGGCAG tcaagTACCTAAATGCCTACACAGGGATCATCTTAATAAGATGTCGAAAAGACTTCTACCGACTGCTGTGGTCAGCCCTGCCATTTATCACCTTCTTGGAGAACAAGAACCAAAGATTCCCATGCTTTTTTAACACATTGTATGTTGGAG GTACTATCCGAACCTGCCAGAAGTTCCTCATCCAGTATAACCGCAAGCAGTTACTGCTTCTCCTAAAAGATTGTAAAACTAAAG GGGAGAGGGAATCTGTTCAAAGATCTATCTTGAGTTGTTCAGtaaaggaactggaggaatcagATGATTAA